TGGCTTAACCCAAAGAACAGGGCATGTAAGTTTGAATCACATTAACATGTAGACCCTGGGAGTGTCTGCCAAGAGAAACTTTGTAAATAATATAATCAGAGAGTTTCACACAGCAGAATAAATTCTGGAGATCTCCTCAGTCCTGTTCTCTCttgatatttctttttcctctgtccGCTAAGAAAATACCCTCATTCTCATAAGCTTTCAGCTGACACAACAATCTAAAAGACTACAATACTCTTCAACGACCTAGTGTTATTCTTATTATAAGAACTGTTCACTCATTTCTTCGTGCACGCGAGCATCTTCTGCTATTCAGCTGTCAAGACACTGTGAAGCTCTGCTTTTGCATGAACAGGGACACCgggtttggtgtggtttttgtcTGATACAGCAGCTCGACAGCTCCTCAAGAACAGTTTCCTATCTCGTTTACGGCCCTCTGCAGGGCTGCGGCCTCCCGCAAAAAGCACGCCGACCTCGAGGGCCGTACCACCCCGTCACTGCTCCTACTTGCACACCATTCCCGGGAAACTCCGGGTGACTCTGTGTTTCCCGGGCACAAACTGTACCCCGGCTCTGGCTGACGGACGCGCAGCGGTTTCGGCCGCAGGTTGCCCGCTCTCTCCATCCGAAACCCCCGGCTCCTCCCGGGCCACGGCGCGGCTTCCCGAGGTCGCTCCCACGGCAGGGAACGAACCGCTCCGCTCCATCCCGGCCCCGTCGCTTCCTCGCCGTCGCACAACGCCCCGCGCCTTTTCCGCTCCAGCTCCGCCTTTCCTTTCCGCGCTCCCATGGCCGGGCCACCGGCGCCCCCGGTCACGCAGCAAGtcgggcgggcgcggggctgcggccggCGGccggagcaggagcagctgcggGAGGCTGCCCGCTGCCTGGTGCTGGACGCGGACGGGAGGAGCGTCCCCTTCCAGGCCCTGTACGCGGAGCAGAAAGCGATCGTGCTGTTCGTGCGGGTGAGGAGGGGCCGTCGCGAGGCCCAACCCGGCGCCCGGCGGGGCTGTGGGGAGGCGGGGGTGCGGGGGCTTAGCACGGGCTGGGCTGGAGCGGAGGGGAAGAAACACGGaggagagcagtgctgctcctgagACCCCCTGCTCTTTGGTAAGGTGAAACACGATTTACCAGAAAGGAAATACTTCTTCAGCCGGGTGTTTAGGCAAACAAGTATCGTGTTCCTTGATTTCACAGCTGTCGAGCCAGCTATCACATTCCTAAAATATGtagagataaaaatatttacaaggcTGCAGGCCCAGTGTCCTTGTTCAGGCTTGAGTTAAACCAGGATTTTGGCTAATCCAAATTTGGTGCCTGGAATTTTTACCATTCCTTGTTCCTGATCATCTCCAAAGTGGTGTGTGCCCAGAGTCTGCTGCTTCATATCTCTGCAGTTGTATTTGTTTCTGACACATTCAATTGGGTACATTGCAGAACTTTTTGTGTTACACCTGTAAGGAGTATGTAGAAGATCTGGCAAAAGTCCCTAAGGCATTTTTACAAGTAAGTACTCTGCTCTTAATGTGTTTGTGGCTGCAATCAAGCAGATCTGTTATGTCCAGCTACACGTTTATGTAAGGCTTcgaggaattaaaaaaaaaaaaaaggctcagaaGAAACGCTTTCATTGTTTGCTACAATAGCAATAATGAATCTGCCTAGGAGACACAGGAAAGGATTTATGGCACTCTGTTGCAACAGCATTATTTCTTGCTGCCCTATTAGCTTGGTGCTCTTTTTACTGCTGTGCTCAGAACAGTTAGACAAAATCTGACAGGCATTTCTTTCAGTATTAGTAGTGCCCTGGACAGCTGTCTTCTGACTGGTAACTACTGCCCTTTCCATTATGCTAGTAGGGCTGACTGAGTGCACGGAACAAGATCAGAAAATTGATCTGGATTAAAAATAGTATCTTTTTCTATGGTGATTTGTAAGCTGCATTAGTAGTGTGTCATGCTCTCCAGGGCAGCTGCACAAACAGGAATGACAGTGACAGAAAAGAGAAGTAGAGTGGGCAGGGGTTGCTATCAACATGGTGTTTTTTGGGTGGTAGGAGACGCCAGAGAAGACAATGATCTCCTGATAAATATGGAAGGTCAATCTGTCTCTTCTAGACTGCTGATTGAAATTCTGCCATACTTTATTCCCAACAGCAGCATAGCCAATGACAGAGACTCAGGTCATTGCTGATGGCAAGTCCACCTAAGTCCATCTGAGATGGACTAGGAATTTGAGGACAAAAAGGGGCAATTTCTTTGTCAGCTTCCCTTTTCAGGACAGATATTTCTAAACTGTTTGATCAGTGTTACTCAAAGACATTTTCTTAATTTGGCTCCTCAAATAAATGTATCTAGAGAGTCAAAAATTTCCACACTTTTCTTAGTGTAAGTATTCTGGTTTTAGGAGGGCTTCTTTTCATAacaagcaaaattattttatgtggGAAATTATTCTCTATGGGAAAGGCGAATACATAATAAAACAGCCTTATATTTTTGAACTGTTTTTAGTGATAGCTAAATGAACTTCAGTTTTGGGCTTTGTTTTACAGACTCAGGCCTAAGGCTGCACCTGCCAAAAACACAAGTGCATATAAATGCAAATTATATCTATCAATGGCTCCATATATGTAAATCCCAAATGTTTGGGCACCATCATGTGCTTGGGCACTATCATGTGCTTCTTCTTTAGATGGAGGTGCAACTGAGTGGAAATTTTGAGTTTCCAAAATCATAGCATGTTTCAGTTAATTGAAAAGACAATCCTACCAATGCTACAGGAAACTCAAAGTTTACAcaactgaaatttaaaagttatttttaaaaataatttttcacttaaaGAATTAATGTAGCTGCTAACTGCAGGTGATATACAAAAGTACAGTCTCCAAACGTGGAAGTTATGTTAACGTCAAATAATTTTAAGTCAGTGCACAGTGATCACTAACTTGGGACACCAGAATCTGTTAATGTTTTGAAGTTATGTAGGAACACCCACTTCCTCTTTACAGCTTCAATACCCATGTTCTGTTCTAGGAATCAAATGTGAGGCTTATAGTTATTGGACAGTCATCATATCATCACATCAAGGTAAATAAAGTAGCCATTAAATACAGTGTATCCTCTGTTACGTCTTAATGGTCTGTATTGAGGGATTTGGTTTGCATGAAAAGGTGGTCTTTtgcaacagcaataaaaaaggATAGTATTCATGAGGCAATCTAATAGTAATACATGactaaagcaaataattaaaacttgCAGTTTAAAAACCACCAGGGGTTGCTAAGGAAACATCTTTTCTTGATTTCATTGGAAGCTTTGTTTTAATAGAACTTTGAGGATAAAAAATTTCCACTTCAACGTAATTAACAAATATACAATTTTCAAATAAGAGGGAGGAGCATGGAGCTGGCAGGTTGTCAGTATTTTTGCTGTTGTCAGTAGACCCTAACTAGTTACTGCCTTAACCTTACAAATATTACtatatttttctgtgtctgtctgtgtctaTGCCTATATTTTACAGCCCTTTTGCAGTTTAACTGGGTATACACATGAAATGTATGTAGATCCACTAAGGgaaatttataaaatacttgGGATGAAAAGAGGTGAAGGTAATAAAGCATCAGGTAAGAAAAATTTTCTTACCTTATTTAGACtttcacaaacaaaacaaaaatgctctGATAAAATAGTATGATCGCAATGTAAAGAGAAAGTGAGTTGCCCACCGGACTGTCTCTCATAGGCTATATTTTGTGAAAATACTGGTAATCAGGAATCTCTAAAGTATTCATAGTAGCTGTTAATTGTTGTTGTTCTTATATTCTTTCATATTTCTAGATAACaagtgttttgtggttttgtttagttCGGAGCCCTCATGTGAAATCAAACACTCTTCTGGGAAGTATTAGGAGTATATGGAGAGCAATGACTGGCCCAGCTTTTGATTTTCAAGGAGACcctgctcagcagggaggagcttTGATTCTAGGCCCAGGTgagctgctttgttttgtgtgaAAGTTACCACTGTCTCCTTCAGCTGTTTGCTGCCATTTcgcctgctgtccctgtgtgtaCCAAGGAGACAGTC
This sequence is a window from Vidua chalybeata isolate OUT-0048 chromosome Z, bVidCha1 merged haplotype, whole genome shotgun sequence. Protein-coding genes within it:
- the PRXL2C gene encoding peroxiredoxin-like 2C isoform X2; its protein translation is MAGPPAPPVTQQVGRARGCGRRPEQEQLREAARCLVLDADGRSVPFQALYAEQKAIVLFVRESNVRLIVIGQSSYHHIKPFCSLTGYTHEMYVDPLREIYKILGMKRGEGNKASVRSPHVKSNTLLGSIRSIWRAMTGPAFDFQGDPAQQGGALILGPGNEVHFLHLDKNRLDHVPINTVLQLAGVKTVNFSNKSQIIDI
- the PRXL2C gene encoding peroxiredoxin-like 2C isoform X1, with the translated sequence MAGPPAPPVTQQVGRARGCGRRPEQEQLREAARCLVLDADGRSVPFQALYAEQKAIVLFVRNFLCYTCKEYVEDLAKVPKAFLQESNVRLIVIGQSSYHHIKPFCSLTGYTHEMYVDPLREIYKILGMKRGEGNKASVRSPHVKSNTLLGSIRSIWRAMTGPAFDFQGDPAQQGGALILGPGNEVHFLHLDKNRLDHVPINTVLQLAGVKTVNFSNKSQIIDI
- the PRXL2C gene encoding peroxiredoxin-like 2C isoform X3, which encodes MAGPPAPPVTQQVGRARGCGRRPEQEQLREAARCLVLDADGRSVPFQALYAEQKAIVLFVRNFLCYTCKEYVEDLAKVPKAFLQLQYPCSVLGIKCEAYSYWTVIISSHQVRSPHVKSNTLLGSIRSIWRAMTGPAFDFQGDPAQQGGALILGPGNEVHFLHLDKNRLDHVPINTVLQLAGVKTVNFSNKSQIIDI
- the PRXL2C gene encoding peroxiredoxin-like 2C isoform X4; the encoded protein is MAGPPAPPVTQQVGRARGCGRRPEQEQLREAARCLVLDADGRSVPFQALYAEQKAIVLFVRPFCSLTGYTHEMYVDPLREIYKILGMKRGEGNKASVRSPHVKSNTLLGSIRSIWRAMTGPAFDFQGDPAQQGGALILGPGNEVHFLHLDKNRLDHVPINTVLQLAGVKTVNFSNKSQIIDI